A single window of Vespa crabro chromosome 23, iyVesCrab1.2, whole genome shotgun sequence DNA harbors:
- the LOC124432053 gene encoding THUMP domain-containing protein 3-like isoform X2, whose protein sequence is MRSIDNIFIVGSVLKLNFDGINKEADLKLCTNVVHDNVKLEKALNAWKSITRFSGKIYPTINEYEEARKCEKIFDSLKSTGSKIRKRGQNPADADHNDVLRYRVTCERIGKHSFESPEAARIIGGELQDKYHWLVDLSTYHLEIICKIIKNEIVTQLRTTHESKHHRNIMHFGPTTLRATICYNLLRLAHPNPGDIIIDPMCGSGSIPIEGGLAYENSYMLCGDNHIKAVLRSKSNINISCLKSKIDLTQWSVTYLPFLNSSIDIVVTDMPFGKRSGKMSDNRVLYKEFLLQLGRVVRPTTGRLVLLTYDRRSFHLALQKAGNLFRITKILGVNIGGLLAAVYVLKRTKIEYKEFERRTNNDHTITKQ, encoded by the exons ATGAGatcaatagataatatatttatagttggAAGTGTACTTAAACTTAACTTTGATGGAATCAATAAGGAAGCTGATTTAAAATTATGTACAAATGTTGTACATGATAATGTGAAATTGGAAAAGGCATTGAATGCGTGGAAAAGCATTACTCGATTCTCAGGAAAAATCTATCCAACTATTAACGAATATGAAGAGGCTCGAAAATGtgagaaaatttttgatagCTTAAAATCCACCGGTTCTAAAATCAGAAAAAGAGGACAAAATCCAGCTGATGCAGACCACAATGATGTTTTAAGATATAGAGTAACTTGTGAAAGAATCGGTAAACATAGCTTTGAATCTCCTGAAGCCGCTAGAATTATAGGAGGAGAACTACAAGATAAATACCATTGGCTAGTTGACTTATCTACATATCACTtggaaataatttgtaaaataattaaaa ATGAGATAGTGACACAACTACGTACTACACATGAATCCAAAcatcatagaaatattatgcATTTTGGACCAACTACGCTGAGAGCTACCATATGTTACAATTTATTAAGATTGGCACATCCAAATCCAGGAGATATCATAATTGATCCTATGTGTGGAAGTGGTTCTATTCCTATTGAA gGAGGATTGGCCTATGAAAATTCATACATGTTATGTGGAGATAATCATATAAAGGCTGTGCTAAGATcaaaatctaatataaatatctccTGTCTTAAGTCTAAAATTGATCTAACACAATGGAGTGTTACTTATTTACCATTCTTAAACTCTTCCATTGATATTGTTGTGACTGATATg CCTTTTGGAAAACGCAGTGGCAAAATGTCAGACAACAGAGTGCTTTATAAAGAGTTCTTACTGCAATTAGGTCGAGTTGTAAGACCTACTACTGGtcgattagtattattaacatatgatagacgtagttttcattta GCATTACAAAAAGCTGGTAACTTATtcagaataacaaaaatattaggTGTTAACATAGGAGGACTACTTGCTgctgtatatgtattaaaacgaacaaaaatagaatataaagaattCGAACGACGTACGAATAACGATCATACCAttacaaaacaataa
- the LOC124432053 gene encoding THUMP domain-containing protein 3-like isoform X1, producing the protein MMDNIENSNLYDLFQESLTDDNLFMMGTSVDTGFEWQAIDECREKIDKRLHVVKERGNIYFNVPWHQFIDVQKMRSIDNIFIVGSVLKLNFDGINKEADLKLCTNVVHDNVKLEKALNAWKSITRFSGKIYPTINEYEEARKCEKIFDSLKSTGSKIRKRGQNPADADHNDVLRYRVTCERIGKHSFESPEAARIIGGELQDKYHWLVDLSTYHLEIICKIIKNEIVTQLRTTHESKHHRNIMHFGPTTLRATICYNLLRLAHPNPGDIIIDPMCGSGSIPIEGGLAYENSYMLCGDNHIKAVLRSKSNINISCLKSKIDLTQWSVTYLPFLNSSIDIVVTDMPFGKRSGKMSDNRVLYKEFLLQLGRVVRPTTGRLVLLTYDRRSFHLALQKAGNLFRITKILGVNIGGLLAAVYVLKRTKIEYKEFERRTNNDHTITKQ; encoded by the exons atgatggatAACATTGAGAATTCCAATTTATACGATCTTTTTCAAGAATCATTGACAGACGATAATCTTTTTATGATGGGGACAAGCGTAGATACAg GTTTTGAATGGCAAGCCATCGATGAATGTCGAGAGAAGATAGATAAACGTCTTCATGTTGTTAAAGAACGTGGAAACATTTATTTCAACGTACCTTGGCATCAATTTATCGAT GTACAAAAAATGAGatcaatagataatatatttatagttggAAGTGTACTTAAACTTAACTTTGATGGAATCAATAAGGAAGCTGATTTAAAATTATGTACAAATGTTGTACATGATAATGTGAAATTGGAAAAGGCATTGAATGCGTGGAAAAGCATTACTCGATTCTCAGGAAAAATCTATCCAACTATTAACGAATATGAAGAGGCTCGAAAATGtgagaaaatttttgatagCTTAAAATCCACCGGTTCTAAAATCAGAAAAAGAGGACAAAATCCAGCTGATGCAGACCACAATGATGTTTTAAGATATAGAGTAACTTGTGAAAGAATCGGTAAACATAGCTTTGAATCTCCTGAAGCCGCTAGAATTATAGGAGGAGAACTACAAGATAAATACCATTGGCTAGTTGACTTATCTACATATCACTtggaaataatttgtaaaataattaaaa ATGAGATAGTGACACAACTACGTACTACACATGAATCCAAAcatcatagaaatattatgcATTTTGGACCAACTACGCTGAGAGCTACCATATGTTACAATTTATTAAGATTGGCACATCCAAATCCAGGAGATATCATAATTGATCCTATGTGTGGAAGTGGTTCTATTCCTATTGAA gGAGGATTGGCCTATGAAAATTCATACATGTTATGTGGAGATAATCATATAAAGGCTGTGCTAAGATcaaaatctaatataaatatctccTGTCTTAAGTCTAAAATTGATCTAACACAATGGAGTGTTACTTATTTACCATTCTTAAACTCTTCCATTGATATTGTTGTGACTGATATg CCTTTTGGAAAACGCAGTGGCAAAATGTCAGACAACAGAGTGCTTTATAAAGAGTTCTTACTGCAATTAGGTCGAGTTGTAAGACCTACTACTGGtcgattagtattattaacatatgatagacgtagttttcattta GCATTACAAAAAGCTGGTAACTTATtcagaataacaaaaatattaggTGTTAACATAGGAGGACTACTTGCTgctgtatatgtattaaaacgaacaaaaatagaatataaagaattCGAACGACGTACGAATAACGATCATACCAttacaaaacaataa
- the LOC124432055 gene encoding BET1 homolog, translated as MRRSHSGGYNYEPLPTSSHNAFEDENEKMTEELSTKINALKSLSIDIGTEVKYQEKVLRGMDDDFERTSGSLGASVGRVLRLAKAGHNYYILYLFLFSIAVFFVLWIVLKFK; from the exons ATGCGAAGATCCCATTCGG GAGGTTATAATTATGAGCCTTTGCCAACATCTAGTCACAATGCTTTcgaagatgaaaatgaaaagatgacAGAGGAATTAAGTACTAAAATTAATGCTCTTAAATCATTATCAATTGATATAGGAACCGAAGTGAAATATCAAGAGAAAGTCTTACGTGGAATG gATGATGATTTTGAAAGAACTAGTGGATCATTAGGTGCATCTGTTGGACGTGTCTTACGATTAGCTAAAGCtggtcataattattatattttatatttatttcttttctctatagcagtattttttgtattatggATAGTCctaaaatttaaatga
- the LOC124432054 gene encoding probable ribosome production factor 1: MKIKNLKKNPLSRPKKEKEDAVEENNSSTSTSQSAEVMLPSESNFNHIKCKAVRYEKCKQLLKQKAKAKKEAKKNRIQEGAPKQVPHTIESLREKDETAIVGDLDDEENEEVKVDLEHDEFAAYYRKEYEPKVLITYSDNPTRKTRIFGRELTRMIPNSISLYRNRSGVKKIVKSAIARNFTDLIIVNEDRCVPNGMLIIHLPDGPTAYFKLSNVKITPELRRNHKEITEHRPEVILTNFTTRLGYTVGRMLGALFHYEPEFKGRRVVTFHNQRDYIFFRHHRYEFNLKTGKPRLKELGPRFTLKLKSLQHGTFDSKYGDYEWLIQGRRHEMETSRRKFFL, encoded by the exons atgaagattaaaaatttgaagaaGAATCCTCTAAGTCGTCccaaaaaggagaaagaagatgcAGTGGAAGAGAATAATTCTAGTACATCAACGAGTCAATCTGCAGAGGTTATGTTGCCATCTGAAAGTAATTTCAATCATATTAAATGTAAAGCTGTCAGGTATGAAAAGTGTAAGCAATTGTTaaaacaaaaagcaaaagctaaaaaggaagcaaaaaaaaatagaatacaaGAGGGTGCTCCAAAGCAAGTACCGCATACAATAGAAagtttaagagaaaaagatgaaaccGCAATAGTTGGTGATTTGGATGATGAGGAAAATGAAGAGGTTAAAGTTGATTTGGAGCATGATGAATTTGCTGcatattatagaaaagaatatgaGCCCAAGGTTTTGATAACGTATTCTGATAATCCAACAAGGAAGACTAGAATTTTTGGTAGAGAACTTACACGAATGATACCAAATTCTATATCTTTGTATAGAAATCGTTCTGgtgttaaaaaaattgttaaaagtgCTATTGCTAGAAATTTTACAGACCTAATTATAGTCAATGAAGACCGCTGTGTACCAa atggaatgttaataattcatttgccTGATGGACCAACAGCATATTTTAAATTGAGTAACGTTAAAATCACACCTGAATTAAGACGTAATCATAAAGAAATTACAGAACATAGGCCAGAAGTTATTTTAACTAATTTTACAACTCGTTTGGGATATACTGTAGGAAGAATGTTAGGTGCATTATTCCATTATGAGCCTGAGTTTAAAGGTAGAAGAGTTGTAACTTTTCATAATCAAAGAGATTACATCTTCTTTAGACATCATAG GTATGAATTCAATTTGAAGACAGGTAAACCAAGATTAAAAGAGTTAGGTCCACGTTTTACTTTAAAATTGAAGTCATTACAACATGGTACGTTTGATAGTAAGTATGGAGATTATGAATGGCTTATTCAAGGGCGGCGACATGAAATGGAAACCAGTAGAAgaaaattcttcttataa